The Thalassotalea sp. 273M-4 genome includes a region encoding these proteins:
- the tolC gene encoding outer membrane channel protein TolC: protein MGIKRISLILGLTFAAASQSVVAQDLKQTYELALMNDPVILQAEALVRASEEGVEQARSVLLPQLNASASYSMNERDEGRLTTDTDTLNYGIDLNMQLYHHNSWLSLNTSKKSAHLSDVNYQYLKQQLITRVSSAYFDVLAALDTLEFAEAETKAIERQLEQTKQRFSVGLTAITDVHEAQAQYDNSVAEQIAAQNRVYTAEEALREITGVYPADLNTLNTERFSPSLPTPNSPDEWQKTAEANNLQLIGQKINVDIAKDNIDIASSGHLPKVSLFGSLNASDSDIDYSNGTPSVNGYQVDSNSIGLQLNVPIYSGGNTSSIVRQAQHNYAATNQQMQQTFRSVVRDSRNSYNTVVATISGIKALEQSVLSAESALKATEAGFEVGTRTIVDVLNSTRNLYNAKRNLSTTRYQYIINMLSLKLAAGTIDESDVEAINNGLAK, encoded by the coding sequence ATGGGAATTAAAAGAATTTCACTTATCTTGGGGTTAACGTTTGCTGCGGCAAGTCAGAGCGTTGTGGCACAAGATCTAAAGCAAACATATGAACTTGCTTTAATGAACGATCCTGTCATTTTACAAGCTGAAGCGCTAGTACGTGCATCCGAGGAAGGTGTTGAACAGGCACGTTCGGTATTATTACCACAACTCAATGCTTCGGCATCTTACAGTATGAATGAGCGTGACGAAGGACGCTTAACCACCGACACAGATACGCTTAACTATGGTATCGATTTAAACATGCAGTTATACCATCACAACAGTTGGTTAAGTTTAAATACCAGTAAAAAATCAGCACACTTGAGCGATGTAAACTACCAATACCTTAAGCAGCAATTGATCACACGCGTAAGTTCGGCCTATTTTGATGTGCTTGCCGCTCTTGATACGCTTGAATTTGCAGAAGCCGAAACCAAAGCCATTGAGCGCCAATTAGAGCAAACCAAACAACGTTTCTCAGTGGGCTTAACCGCAATTACCGATGTTCATGAAGCGCAAGCCCAATACGATAACTCGGTGGCAGAGCAAATTGCAGCTCAAAACCGTGTGTACACCGCAGAAGAAGCTTTACGTGAAATTACAGGTGTTTACCCTGCAGATTTAAACACCTTAAATACTGAACGTTTTTCACCGTCGTTACCGACGCCAAACAGCCCTGATGAATGGCAAAAAACCGCGGAAGCGAACAACCTGCAATTGATTGGACAAAAAATAAATGTCGATATTGCCAAAGACAATATTGATATCGCAAGCTCAGGTCACCTGCCAAAGGTTAGCTTGTTTGGTAGCTTAAATGCGTCTGATTCTGATATCGACTACAGCAATGGCACCCCATCGGTTAATGGTTACCAAGTTGATAGTAATAGCATTGGCTTACAACTGAATGTGCCTATTTACTCAGGTGGTAACACTAGCTCTATCGTCAGACAAGCACAACATAACTACGCCGCAACGAATCAACAAATGCAACAAACGTTTCGAAGCGTAGTACGTGATTCGCGTAACTCTTACAATACCGTGGTCGCGACCATTTCGGGCATAAAGGCACTTGAGCAATCTGTACTTTCAGCGGAAAGTGCCCTAAAAGCTACTGAAGCGGGTTTTGAAGTGGGGACACGTACCATTGTTGACGTACTTAATAGCACACGTAACCTATATAACGCCAAACGTAACCTATCGACCACACGTTACCAATACATCATCAACATGCTGAGCTTAAAATTAGCGGCTGGCACCATTGATGAGTCAGACGTTGAAGCGATTAATAACGGTTTAGCAAAATAA
- a CDS encoding NUDIX domain-containing protein, whose protein sequence is MKQFKTNDYDIVAKKTIFERFFKVDLYQVRHKLFAGGWSQAFYREVLERGEAVMLIPYDPVTDQLLLIEQFRIGAANSATSPWLLEFIAGMIGEGETASQVAVKEAQEEANLVINEGDLQSIMSFYTSPGGTSEKIHLFYVDVDSSHFKHGQIAGLDCENEDIRTHVVSLEQALGYLAEGKINNASTIIGLQWLALNKGQL, encoded by the coding sequence ATGAAACAGTTTAAAACTAACGATTACGATATTGTCGCTAAAAAGACCATTTTTGAACGTTTTTTTAAGGTAGATTTATATCAAGTTAGACACAAGTTGTTTGCTGGTGGCTGGAGCCAGGCATTTTATCGTGAGGTCTTAGAACGTGGTGAAGCGGTAATGTTAATCCCCTACGATCCGGTGACGGACCAGCTATTATTAATCGAGCAATTTCGCATTGGGGCGGCAAATTCAGCGACATCACCTTGGCTGCTTGAGTTTATTGCCGGAATGATAGGTGAGGGCGAAACAGCCTCGCAAGTGGCGGTTAAAGAAGCCCAGGAAGAGGCGAATTTGGTCATTAATGAGGGCGATCTTCAATCGATCATGAGCTTTTATACCAGTCCAGGTGGGACCAGTGAAAAAATCCATCTGTTTTATGTCGATGTTGACTCCAGTCATTTTAAGCATGGCCAAATTGCCGGTCTTGATTGTGAAAATGAAGATATTCGCACCCATGTTGTGAGTTTAGAGCAAGCCTTAGGGTATTTAGCCGAGGGAAAAATAAATAATGCATCAACCATTATTGGGTTACAATGGTTAGCACTTAACAAAGGTCAGTTGTAG
- a CDS encoding DUF1249 domain-containing protein: MSKYHPSLKGLINLFEVNYMLLTRLLGGMDAVGDTKQFYLTQGLAFQLQVEQKSKYTHVVRFEQIQHQDSRWSEKLPYISMAIRLYHDARLAEVIEYQNNKNVKPRYDYPNKGMHLPDEKKQIHQFLTQWLQVCLQQGKSLGELNQQGD, from the coding sequence ATGTCAAAGTATCACCCAAGCTTAAAAGGTCTGATTAACTTATTTGAAGTTAATTACATGCTACTAACGCGATTGTTGGGAGGGATGGATGCCGTTGGCGATACAAAACAGTTTTATTTAACCCAAGGCTTAGCTTTTCAATTACAAGTAGAGCAAAAGTCTAAATACACCCATGTGGTAAGGTTTGAGCAAATTCAACATCAAGACTCAAGATGGTCAGAAAAACTGCCTTATATCAGTATGGCGATTCGTTTATATCATGACGCAAGACTTGCTGAAGTTATAGAATATCAAAATAATAAAAATGTAAAACCCAGATACGATTATCCTAATAAAGGCATGCATCTGCCGGATGAAAAAAAGCAAATACATCAATTTTTAACCCAGTGGCTGCAGGTGTGTTTGCAACAAGGTAAATCTTTGGGCGAACTCAATCAACAAGGTGACTAA
- a CDS encoding metallophosphoesterase, translating to MQKIAQISDCHLYGNKGAIHHGQNVYQNLVNVFIYLSKVEDLSAIIFTGDLSQDHSVASYRLFQQAFANVCQQYALACPLYWLSGNHDDANLMQTELTHPNIYPDKSLTLGSWDIQLLDSTTSTPAGEVDIAKLSILPINLSQHQLWFMHHHPINMGYFIDRHGLLNQQQFWQHTRSVANLKAIGCGHVHRGQSMTSEINPRVSVFTCPATSIQFDPKIDGVAALEQGPGLRLMTLTTDGQINSELVYLPWQHYE from the coding sequence ATGCAAAAAATTGCCCAAATAAGTGACTGCCACCTTTACGGTAATAAAGGGGCTATTCACCATGGCCAAAATGTTTATCAAAACTTGGTTAATGTTTTTATCTACCTAAGTAAGGTAGAAGATTTAAGTGCGATAATTTTTACCGGTGATTTAAGCCAAGACCATTCCGTCGCATCGTATCGATTATTTCAACAAGCGTTTGCCAACGTGTGTCAGCAATATGCCTTGGCTTGCCCGTTGTATTGGCTTAGTGGTAATCATGATGATGCCAACCTCATGCAAACAGAGCTAACACACCCTAATATATACCCAGATAAATCTTTAACTTTAGGCTCTTGGGATATACAGTTGCTCGATTCCACGACTTCAACCCCCGCCGGTGAGGTTGATATTGCAAAGCTAAGTATATTGCCAATCAACTTAAGTCAGCATCAACTGTGGTTTATGCATCATCACCCGATAAATATGGGCTATTTTATCGACAGACATGGCCTGTTGAATCAGCAGCAATTTTGGCAACATACCCGTAGTGTTGCCAATTTAAAAGCCATTGGTTGCGGACATGTGCATCGCGGTCAAAGCATGACAAGCGAAATAAACCCCAGGGTGAGTGTCTTTACGTGTCCGGCAACATCGATTCAATTTGATCCAAAAATTGATGGTGTTGCGGCCCTAGAACAAGGCCCTGGCTTGAGGCTTATGACGTTAACCACCGACGGTCAAATTAACAGCGAACTGGTTTATTTACCTTGGCAACATTATGAATAA
- a CDS encoding YqiA/YcfP family alpha/beta fold hydrolase encodes MNKKYKLLVIHGFNSSPLSFKALAIKKYVQIHFPDIEVISPQLKTNPKEAIAQLCQIIDNDLDCQWFLTGSSLGGFYATYLVAKYHCKAVLINPAVKPYELLQDVLGQQTNPYTGETFEVTSEHMQYLQQIERPVFEPKNFFVMVQTGDEVLDYRQAVEKYQQCEFIVQQGGDHSFIGFDAMLSTIMTFFLAHECSL; translated from the coding sequence ATGAATAAAAAATACAAACTATTGGTGATCCATGGGTTTAATAGCTCGCCTTTATCATTTAAGGCTTTGGCAATTAAAAAATATGTGCAAATACACTTTCCTGATATTGAAGTGATCAGCCCTCAATTAAAAACAAACCCAAAAGAAGCAATTGCACAGCTGTGCCAAATAATAGACAATGATTTAGACTGCCAATGGTTTTTAACCGGCTCATCACTTGGTGGGTTTTATGCCACTTACCTGGTGGCAAAGTATCATTGTAAAGCGGTGTTGATTAACCCCGCGGTTAAACCTTACGAGTTATTGCAAGATGTTCTTGGTCAACAGACTAACCCATATACAGGGGAAACCTTTGAGGTAACATCTGAGCATATGCAGTATTTACAGCAGATAGAAAGGCCAGTTTTTGAACCAAAAAACTTTTTTGTCATGGTACAAACTGGTGATGAAGTGTTAGATTATCGACAAGCAGTTGAAAAATATCAGCAATGTGAATTTATTGTGCAACAGGGTGGAGACCATAGTTTTATTGGTTTTGACGCCATGTTAAGTACCATAATGACATTCTTTCTAGCACACGAGTGTTCTCTATAA